The genome window GCGTCGTGGTCAACGACTTCGGCCGCGTGAACGTCGACGCGCTCGCGGTCGCCGGCCAGGTCGACACGATGGTTTCGCTCGGCAACGGCTGCCTGTGCTGCGCGGTCGACGCGAGCGGCCTCGACGCGATGCTCGGCCGGCTCTCCTCGGCCGAAGCGGGCATCGACGTCATCGTCGTCGAGGCCAGCGGCATCGCCGAGCCCCGCGACCTCATCCGGCTGATGATCGCCAGCGAGAACCCGGACATCCGCTACGGCGGCCTGGCCGAAGTCGTGGACGCGGCCGAGTTCGAAGCCGCCCGCGAGCGCCACCCCGAGATGGCCGACCACCTGCGCCTGGCCGACCTGGTGGTGCTGAACAAGGCCGACCGGGTGCCCGCCGAAGCGCTCGCCAAGCTCACCGCGGTCGTCGAGGAGCTGGCGCCGGGCCGCCCGCTGCTGGTCACCGAGCACGGCCGGGTCGACCCGCGCCTGTTCTTCGACCCCGAACCCCGCGGCGAGCGCGTGGGCCAGCTGTCGTTCGACGACCTGCGTGAGGACGAGCACGACCACTCCCGGCACTTGCACGCGAGCTACCAGACGGTCACGTTCACCGCCGAGACGCCGCTGGCGCCCCGCGCGTTCGTGGACTTCCTCGAGCGCCGCCCGGCCGGGCTCTACCGCATGAAGGGCCAGGCCGACTTCGGCATCGACTCACGCTTCCGGCTGCACACGGTCGGCGGCTTCGTGCAGCTGGCGCGTTCGCCGTGGCCCTCGCGGGAGCCGCACCGGACCGAGCTGGTGCTGATCGGCGCCGGCCTCGACACCGGCGCCGTCCTGGCCGAGCTGCGCGGTTGCGTGGCCCCCGACCCGTTGGTGGTCGACGAACGCGGCCTGCTGCACATCCTGCGTTACCTCCCCGATCAGGCCTGACACGCCGACGACCGGCAAATGCGCTCCCGGCGCGCCCGGGGCGGCGGACACTGTCGCCCATGACGACCACCGCGGTGAGCGCACCCCGCTGGTACCGGGTCGGCGTGCTGCCCGAAGACGTCCCCCTGGCCCACCTGATGACCCGCTCCGGCGACCTCCGCTACCGCCGCTCGGCCTGCGGCGAGCGGGAATCCCGCAGCTGGAAACCGGTCGACTTGACGACGGCCGAGGTCACGCCGTGCCCCGGCTGTGTCGCGACGCTGTCCGGCGCCCCCGCCGGCGAGGACCGCGGGCAGCTGTCGCTGGACCTCGAGGTCTAGCCGAGCGCCTTCTCGTAGCAGACCGACTCGGGGTCGCCCTCGTACGGCGGGAAGTTCGGCACCCGCCGGTATCCCGCGCGCTCGTACAGGCGCATGGCCGACGGCTGGCGCACGCCTGTCTCCAGGCGAAGGCGGAGCGCGCCTTGGCCGAGGGCCAGGCGCTCGGACTCGGCCACCAGTGCGCCCGGGACGCCGGTGCCGCGGACGTCCGGGGCGACGAACATGCGTTTCAGCTCGGACAGGCCCGGCTCGACCGGTTCGACCGCGCAGCAGCCGATCGCGCGGGGGCCGTCGCGGGCCAGCAGGAAGCGGCTGGCCGGGTCCAGGGGGCGGGGCCGGGCGTCCGGGGGCAGGTCGTGGACCACGATCAGCTCGGCCGTCATCGCCGTCATGAGGGCGAGCAGCAATCCGTCGTCGGCCGGGCACTCCGCGACGGTGGCCACCTTCACGCCTTCTTCGCCCGGCTCGGCGCCACCCGCGGCGGCTCGTTGGGCATCTTCGGGTAGACCGGCGGCCACGGGGCGTCCATCAGCCCGTTCGCCAGGTCCGCTTCGGACATCGCCAGCAGCGGCTCGATCGACTGCGGCCGCTCCCCCGCGCCGGCCCACGGGTCACCCCGCCCGGCCACCCGCGCGGGCACGGTGCTCAGCGTGAGCGTGTCGGGCTCCACGGTGTCCAGTTCGTCCCAGCCGATCGGCGTCGACACCTGGCCGCCGACCCGCGGCCGCACGCACCAGGTGCCGAACACGGTCTTGTGCGGCGCGTTCTGGTTGAAGTC of Amycolatopsis solani contains these proteins:
- a CDS encoding GNAT family N-acetyltransferase: MATVAECPADDGLLLALMTAMTAELIVVHDLPPDARPRPLDPASRFLLARDGPRAIGCCAVEPVEPGLSELKRMFVAPDVRGTGVPGALVAESERLALGQGALRLRLETGVRQPSAMRLYERAGYRRVPNFPPYEGDPESVCYEKALG
- a CDS encoding CobW family GTP-binding protein, which produces MSPIPVVLVAGFLGAGKTTLLNHLLANREGARVGVVVNDFGRVNVDALAVAGQVDTMVSLGNGCLCCAVDASGLDAMLGRLSSAEAGIDVIVVEASGIAEPRDLIRLMIASENPDIRYGGLAEVVDAAEFEAARERHPEMADHLRLADLVVLNKADRVPAEALAKLTAVVEELAPGRPLLVTEHGRVDPRLFFDPEPRGERVGQLSFDDLREDEHDHSRHLHASYQTVTFTAETPLAPRAFVDFLERRPAGLYRMKGQADFGIDSRFRLHTVGGFVQLARSPWPSREPHRTELVLIGAGLDTGAVLAELRGCVAPDPLVVDERGLLHILRYLPDQA